A window from Malania oleifera isolate guangnan ecotype guangnan chromosome 7, ASM2987363v1, whole genome shotgun sequence encodes these proteins:
- the LOC131159736 gene encoding uncharacterized protein LOC131159736 — protein sequence MWFPVRVWDQQSRIPARVRPRLVLVKIGGVLDLLFGIGDRLMFLLGLKDLLKLFLLWLVQRINEMRDVISLLLEQSDGGCSFLIGKESACIYACDAILLGMVNLPKTT from the exons ATGTGGTTTCCAGTAAGAGTTTGGGACCAACAAAGCCGGATTCCGGCGAGAGTTCGACCAAGGCTGGTTCTGGTAAAGATCGGAGGGGTACTGGATCTTCTGTTTGGGATAGGGGACAGGCTTATGTTCCTGTTAGGTCTGAAAGATCTTCTGAAGCTGTTCCTG CTTTGGCTTGTTCAAAGAATAAATGAGATGAGGGATGTTATTAGTTTATTGCTTGAGCAATCTGATGGCGGCTGCAGTTTTTTAATCGGCAAAGAGAGTGCCTGCATTTATGCTTGTGATGCTATACTGCTGGGGATGGTGAATCTTCCCAAAACAACCTAG